Genomic window (Polaribacter batillariae):
GTTGCAAATGTAGAATCTACAAATAATTCAGGAACCTTTACAACCAATAGAGGTGATAATAATATTTACATTCATTATTTAGACGATATAGATGTTAATTTAAGAACGGCCGGTTTTATAAAGAATAACGAATATATAGATAATCCTAGAGAATATTTTAAGAATACATTTCTTGGAGGAAATTTAGGAATAGGACTCGATTTTGGAATTACCTATAACATTACTCCACAATTACAATTTTCTGGAAGTCTTTTAGATTTTGGTTTTATAAACCATAAAAAAAATATTAAAAACACACTAGTTAAAGGAAGTTTTACTTTCGAAGGCATCGATTTTGAATTTGATTCCAACAACCCAAGAGATTATTGGCAAGAATTAAATGAAGATTTTAGAGAGCAATTACCAACGATAGAAAATAATGATTCTTATATTTCGTGGAGACCTGCAAAGCTAAATGCAGCACTAAAGTATAGTTTTGGAGAAAAAAGAAGTAAATATTGTTACGATAATACGTATAAAGATTTTTATACAGATGCTGTTGGAGCGCAACTATATTCAGTTTTTAGACCTTTAAGTCAGCAATTTGCACTTACAGGTTTTTATCAAAAATCGTTCAATAAAAACTTACACGCAAAAGTAACTTATACCATAGACGATTACTCTGCTTATAATATTGGTTTTGGACTTTCTGCGCAAATCTGGAAAATAAATTTTTATGGTATCTTTGACAATATTATTCAATATCAAGATTTATCATCAGCAAACAGCGCTTCTTTTCAATTAGGAGTTAACTTAATATTTAATTAAAATGAAAAAACAAATTTTTATTGTAACCTTATTTTTAGTTTCATTCTATGCAACTGGTCAACAAAAAAATATTAATAATTATAAATATATTATTGTACCAGAAAAGCTAGATTTTTTAAAACAAGCAGACCAATACCAAACAAGTTCTCTTACAAAATTTTTATTACAAAAAAACGGTTTCGATGTGTATTTAAGTAACGAAAATCATCCAGAAGAAGTAACAAAAGATAGATGTTCTGCTTTATACGCAAATATTGAAAACAAATCTTCGATGTTTAGTACAAAGGTGTTAATTCAATTAAAAAATTGTTTCGATAAAGTTGTGTACACTTCAGAAATTGGTAAAAGTAGAGAAAAAGACTATAAAAAATCATATCAAGAAGCGATAAGAAATGCGCATAATAGTATGAGCGAATTAAAATATGAAGCTTTACCAGAAACTGCAAAAAGATTAGAAATAAATGAAGAAAAGAAGCTACCTTCCACTTCTAAAATAGAAAAAAAACCCATAAAAGTTATTCCTAGTACATCTACTTCTAAAAAAGCTATAGAATCTGCAGAAAATGTAAAAGAAGTAGCTTCAAATATTTTGTATGCACAGGTAAGAGAAAACGGATATCAATTGATTAATACGAAGCCAGAGGTTGTTTTCTTGTTGTTAA
Coding sequences:
- a CDS encoding DUF5723 family protein, which encodes MKKALLFSSFLLSFFVNSQNKQVLYDFAELPQTLLLNPALETNYKFHVGVPLLSGISSEIGVTNFALSDLFLPDARSINDKVNEVLNRLTFRDYAKVNAQIEVLNAGFRYNDKTYFSFGFYGEIDGIGYIPKDAIRLLNEGNGAFINSSFNASQILYKIDVLGVLHVGITRKIDEKLTIGGRFKIYSSVANVESTNNSGTFTTNRGDNNIYIHYLDDIDVNLRTAGFIKNNEYIDNPREYFKNTFLGGNLGIGLDFGITYNITPQLQFSGSLLDFGFINHKKNIKNTLVKGSFTFEGIDFEFDSNNPRDYWQELNEDFREQLPTIENNDSYISWRPAKLNAALKYSFGEKRSKYCYDNTYKDFYTDAVGAQLYSVFRPLSQQFALTGFYQKSFNKNLHAKVTYTIDDYSAYNIGFGLSAQIWKINFYGIFDNIIQYQDLSSANSASFQLGVNLIFN